From Micromonospora rhizosphaerae, the proteins below share one genomic window:
- a CDS encoding MCE family protein: MPGPIQRWRRPLAAATVLLTAVAAGVVLWRHDPAQRRVVAYFTKAVGVYPGSDVRVLGVRVGEVESVTPQGRTVRVSMRYDPEVDVPADAQALIVPPSVVSDRYVQLTPAFTGGPALPDGAEIPVDRTAVPMEIDDIYQALDEFNRTLGPQGANADGALSDVVATGRANLEGNGGNLHDTLDGLSRALSTLADGRQDLFGSVANLQRFTTALARSDQQVRAFNQQLADVAEQLAGERDELAAALRNLAAALAEVTSFVKQNRAVLTSNVAALADITRVLVRQQRAVIDILDVAPLALNNLNLAYNSRSGTLDTRDNLMGPYDPAGFVCSLMVDQLPAAEVPAKCRALAQTLHSRGLPMTDQLRKLLKLPPGAPATGGSSPGRPPFSSPGAPIPDPAPGGPAITSDPTLGGILRGPA, translated from the coding sequence ATGCCCGGCCCGATCCAGCGCTGGCGGCGTCCCCTCGCCGCCGCCACCGTGCTGCTGACCGCCGTCGCCGCCGGCGTGGTCCTGTGGCGCCACGACCCGGCGCAGCGGCGGGTGGTCGCGTACTTCACCAAGGCGGTCGGGGTGTATCCCGGCTCCGACGTCCGGGTGCTCGGCGTCCGGGTCGGCGAGGTGGAGTCGGTCACCCCGCAGGGCCGAACGGTACGGGTCAGCATGCGCTACGACCCCGAGGTGGACGTTCCCGCCGACGCCCAGGCGTTGATCGTCCCGCCCAGCGTGGTCAGCGACCGGTACGTGCAGCTGACCCCGGCCTTCACCGGCGGGCCCGCGCTCCCCGACGGTGCCGAGATCCCGGTGGACCGGACCGCTGTGCCGATGGAGATCGACGACATCTACCAGGCGCTCGACGAGTTCAATCGCACCCTCGGCCCGCAGGGCGCCAACGCCGACGGCGCGCTGTCGGATGTGGTCGCCACCGGTCGGGCCAACCTGGAGGGCAACGGCGGCAACCTGCACGACACCCTCGACGGGTTGTCCCGCGCGCTGAGCACCCTCGCCGACGGACGGCAGGACCTGTTCGGCTCGGTGGCCAACCTGCAGCGCTTCACCACCGCGCTGGCCCGCAGCGACCAGCAGGTGCGCGCCTTCAACCAGCAGCTCGCCGATGTCGCCGAGCAACTCGCCGGCGAGCGGGACGAACTGGCCGCCGCGCTGCGCAACCTCGCCGCCGCGCTGGCCGAGGTCACCAGCTTCGTGAAGCAGAACCGGGCGGTGCTGACCTCGAACGTCGCCGCGCTGGCCGACATCACCCGCGTACTGGTCCGTCAGCAGCGGGCGGTCATCGACATCCTCGACGTGGCGCCGCTGGCCCTGAACAACCTGAACCTGGCGTACAACTCCCGCTCCGGCACGCTGGACACCCGGGACAACCTGATGGGTCCCTACGACCCGGCCGGATTCGTCTGCTCACTGATGGTGGATCAGCTCCCGGCTGCCGAGGTGCCGGCGAAGTGCCGGGCGCTCGCGCAGACCCTGCACTCCCGCGGCCTGCCCATGACCGACCAGCTGCGCAAGCTGCTCAAGCTGCCGCCCGGCGCCCCGGCGACCGGCGGGTCCTCCCCGGGAAGACCCCCGTTCAGCTCTCCCGGTGCGCCGATCCCCGACCCGGCGCCGGGCGGCCCCGCCATCACCAGCGACCCCACCCTCGGCGGCATCCTGCGAGGCCCGGCATGA